Proteins encoded by one window of Cellvibrio sp. KY-GH-1:
- a CDS encoding putative Ig domain-containing protein, with product MSKAPRHRRPLIEALEPRLLFSATADIAVFDDGHSDGQYLAYAAQDVDLVSIYKPDDALDIQPLIMQDATPDIPQIDAVIFVDTAVDNYQLLVNDIEKALNDQSIAIVYLDSTKDGLTQISDYLAGVSGISAVHIISHGVAGSVQLGTQVLNENNIAQYQQALGNWKNSLDDDADILLYGCDVAANQSGVNLLRQLSDLTGADVAASNDLTGNAANADWELEERVGQIETTSIFSSTQNMEWQGVLADVVHLYSGVATNEQAIPTGGYVMQGVQLTSSHTVDRIQVMLANHGTSSATVQVFVHEHSYNGTVVASASVNTASLGSSLGTVNFDFAQTTFNAYTVYWIEFRTNNGADNLVGIGYINSNVIASEFVVNGSGDGNKDMSIALVDVQNHAPTVANAIPNQTATEEALFSYTFAANTFSDQDGDTLTYTATLSNGNPLPPWLSFNAATRTFSGVPDDGDVGTISVKVTANDGNGGTIDDTFDLVVNNVNDNPFLNIPVPNQNATEDAAFNYTFPANTFGDGDLGASFTYTATLAGGGALPAWLNFDSATRTFSGTPANGDVGTISVKLTADDGAGGTANDTFDIVVANTNDAPTVANAIPNQTATENALFNYTFAINTFNDQDVGNTLTYTAQLAGGGALPAWLSFDGATRTFNGTPSNGDVGNITIQVIANDGTTTVSDFFDLDVQNVGSSNVVYETSGPSTDTQIIAAGVPFFQSFFHDSVGATYTIDSIVLQLVKDPSAAAQTITVTLLSGAFNGTVVDSATVSSADISTTLAWKAFDFTNTVLTDNQLYFIKIESTSNDGQVKAAIHNSNVYNNGSFHSSTGVADTGRDVAFQISSGANIDPVIVNPIPNQNATEDAAFNFQFAANTFNDADVGDTLTYTATMADGSALPAWLSFNAATRTFSGTPTNGDVGTISVKVTADDGNGGTPATDTFDLVVANSNDAPTIANAIPNQNATEDSVFNFTFAANTFADQDVGNTLSYSAQLAGGGALPAWLSFDSATRTFSGTPTNAFVGTVSIDVIASDGNGGTVTDTFNIVVANTNDAPTVANAITNQNATEDAAFNFQFAANTFSDQDLGDTLTYSAQLAGGGALPSWLSFNAATRTFSGTPANGDVGSFSVDVTASDGNGGSVTDTFSVTVANVNDAPSVSIALTDYYTSEQTAVNLHGTGISISDVDTNSVTVTIAGPAPHSELTANVGTTGVSIFSGNGTPSLVITGTLTQVNDFLAGNNGGTLTYRLAGDTPMSTATLTITANDGALTGNDTATINISAVNDAPVNSVPGAQVTTEDTALVFSTGNSNQIQIADPDAAAGAVQVTLSVTNGTLTLAGTTGLSFTTGDGTADSTLVFTGTLADINTALATLTYNPTANYNGAAVLSLTTSDQGNTGSGGTLTDTDTVNITVNAGNDAPTVANAIPNQNATEDAAFNFQFAANAFADVDAGATLTYSAQLNGGGALPAWLSFNAATRTFSGTPANGDVGTISIDVIADDGNGGTVTDTFNIVVGNANDAPTVANAIPNQNATEDAAFNFQFAANTFADPDVGDTLTYSAQLAGGGALPAWLSFDPVTRTFSGTPLNANVGTVSIDVIANDGNGGTVTDTFDIVVANTNDAPTVANAIPNQNATEDAAFNFQFAANTFADVDVGATLTYSAQLNGGGALPAWLSFNAATRTFSGTPANGDVGTISIDVIADDGNGGTVTDTFNIVVGNANDAPTVANAIPNQNATEDAAFNFQFAANTFADPDVGDTLTYSAQLAGGGALPAWLSFDPVTRTFSGTPLNANVGTVSIDVIANDGNGGTVTDTFDIVVANTNDAPTVANAIPDRTATENAAFNFQFAANTFADVDAGATLTYSVQLNGGGALPAWLSFNAATRTFSGTPTNADLGSVSIDVIADDGNGGTVTDTFTITVNDVNDAPTVANAIPDQNATEDAAFNFQFAANTFADIDVGNVLTYSAQVAGGGALPVWLSFDPATRTFSGTPVNADVGTLSIDVIADDGNGGTVTDTFDIVIANTNDAPTVANPIADQTATESNAFNFQFPANTFADVDAGATLTYSAQLAGGGALPAWLSFDAITRTFSGTPGTPNVGAVAIDVIASDGNGGSVTDTFSVTVNALPANLPPTVQAGISDQSVNEDSNFSFTIPANAFADAEGDSLSYSAQLAGGGALPSWLSFDASTGTFFGTPGNGDVGVVNLQVSVNDGNGGSISDTFTITVVNTNDAPTLIAPSVNPVAHEDQPFNLSFPLTMFNDIDVGDSLSYSAQLANGQALPTWLHFDADTLTFTGTPGNSDVGNLSIQLIASDGEASVNFQFALQVEAVNDAPVAGAPITINNIEDAPGDQLDLFSIFSDEETPASQLQYTVVSNSNAALVSSATVDANTGKLMFSYGANQFGVSDLIIRAQDTSGATVETAVRINIASVNDVPVSAGINDINVNAGAQPQQIDLRKIFSDIENGTALQYSLIANTNTAVVPSVQWNQTTGMMTISFAASSGGETFITLRAQDNEGAWVDTRFKVNVTAPVVVPDPEIPSKPPVTPPTVPPVTEVPTTPPVTPPTTPPTDGNGENPGSGNNGEDVGLPETGIDTNLPGTSGQGVPPVSDSNDARDNVALPNDKSSRDYARFEADLESQNIPVTTLTASSSLVSLIATDDGFAPWEAADFDNEVRRIRDQMDVAMEEEQDRRAVVAGLTFSVTTGLLVWSLRASSLLLTLMSMLPLWRGLDPLPILDEVNKRKKELEQQRKDRAREDKSSKEVGYLFDHAQQKNPGQ from the coding sequence ATGTCGAAAGCTCCGCGTCATCGCCGTCCGTTAATTGAAGCACTGGAACCGCGCTTACTCTTTTCCGCCACAGCGGATATTGCTGTGTTCGATGACGGCCATTCCGATGGTCAGTACCTCGCCTATGCCGCGCAAGATGTCGATCTGGTGAGTATCTATAAACCTGATGATGCGTTGGATATACAACCGCTCATAATGCAGGACGCTACCCCCGACATTCCTCAAATTGACGCTGTGATTTTTGTCGATACCGCGGTCGATAATTATCAGCTGCTGGTTAACGATATAGAAAAAGCGCTGAACGATCAGTCAATCGCGATTGTTTATCTGGATTCCACCAAAGATGGTCTGACCCAAATCAGCGATTACCTCGCCGGTGTCAGTGGCATTTCCGCCGTACATATTATTTCCCACGGGGTCGCGGGCAGCGTGCAATTGGGAACGCAAGTGCTCAACGAAAATAATATTGCGCAATATCAGCAAGCACTTGGTAACTGGAAAAATTCGCTTGATGACGATGCGGACATTTTACTGTACGGATGCGATGTAGCAGCCAATCAAAGTGGTGTGAATTTACTGCGTCAATTAAGCGATCTCACCGGTGCCGATGTCGCTGCCAGTAATGATTTAACCGGTAATGCCGCCAACGCCGATTGGGAGTTGGAAGAACGTGTCGGTCAGATTGAAACCACCAGTATTTTCTCTTCCACCCAAAATATGGAATGGCAGGGCGTTCTTGCCGACGTTGTGCATTTGTATTCCGGTGTCGCCACCAATGAACAGGCAATTCCTACCGGTGGATATGTCATGCAAGGTGTGCAGTTAACCTCATCGCACACGGTGGATCGTATTCAGGTAATGCTGGCGAATCACGGCACCAGTTCCGCAACAGTGCAAGTCTTCGTGCATGAGCATAGCTACAATGGAACTGTAGTTGCTTCGGCATCAGTTAATACTGCATCGCTGGGAAGCTCATTGGGCACTGTTAATTTTGATTTTGCGCAGACCACGTTTAATGCTTACACCGTTTATTGGATTGAGTTCAGAACCAACAATGGGGCAGACAATTTAGTTGGCATTGGTTACATAAATAGCAACGTTATCGCCAGTGAGTTTGTGGTTAATGGCAGCGGGGACGGTAACAAGGACATGTCTATCGCACTGGTGGATGTTCAAAACCATGCTCCCACCGTTGCGAATGCAATTCCCAACCAAACAGCGACTGAAGAAGCGTTGTTCAGTTATACCTTTGCCGCGAACACTTTTAGCGATCAGGACGGCGATACGCTGACGTACACCGCCACCTTATCCAATGGTAATCCTTTGCCGCCATGGTTGAGTTTTAATGCGGCGACCCGCACTTTCAGCGGCGTTCCCGATGACGGGGATGTGGGAACTATTTCCGTTAAAGTAACCGCGAATGATGGTAACGGCGGCACTATTGATGACACTTTTGATTTGGTTGTTAACAACGTTAACGATAATCCCTTTTTAAACATTCCGGTGCCCAATCAAAATGCTACAGAAGATGCCGCATTTAATTATACTTTTCCGGCAAATACCTTTGGCGATGGCGACTTGGGTGCAAGTTTTACCTACACCGCAACCTTGGCGGGTGGTGGAGCCTTACCCGCGTGGTTAAATTTTGATTCGGCGACACGTACGTTCAGCGGTACACCGGCGAATGGTGATGTAGGAACTATTTCCGTCAAGTTGACCGCTGATGATGGTGCCGGCGGCACTGCAAATGATACGTTTGATATTGTTGTCGCCAACACCAATGATGCACCTACTGTTGCCAATGCCATTCCCAACCAAACAGCAACAGAAAACGCACTGTTTAATTACACCTTTGCCATCAACACATTCAATGATCAGGATGTTGGCAATACCCTGACCTATACGGCGCAGCTCGCTGGTGGGGGCGCATTACCCGCGTGGCTTTCTTTTGATGGCGCCACGCGTACATTTAATGGAACGCCATCCAATGGCGATGTAGGCAATATCACCATTCAAGTGATTGCCAATGATGGCACTACAACCGTGTCTGATTTTTTTGATTTGGATGTGCAGAATGTCGGCTCCTCCAATGTGGTTTATGAAACCTCGGGCCCTTCGACTGATACGCAAATTATTGCGGCGGGCGTGCCTTTCTTTCAGAGCTTTTTTCACGACAGTGTTGGCGCAACCTACACCATAGATTCTATCGTGCTGCAGCTGGTGAAAGACCCTTCAGCAGCGGCGCAAACTATTACGGTTACCTTATTATCGGGGGCCTTTAATGGTACGGTAGTGGATTCGGCCACGGTTTCGTCGGCGGACATAAGTACAACACTTGCGTGGAAAGCGTTTGATTTTACCAACACGGTTCTTACTGATAATCAGCTGTATTTTATTAAAATTGAATCCACCAGTAATGATGGCCAGGTAAAAGCTGCAATTCACAATAGCAATGTTTATAACAATGGATCGTTTCATAGTAGTACAGGTGTTGCAGATACTGGTCGCGATGTTGCTTTTCAAATTTCCAGCGGCGCCAATATTGATCCGGTAATTGTTAACCCGATTCCAAACCAAAATGCCACTGAAGATGCTGCATTTAATTTTCAATTTGCAGCCAATACTTTTAATGATGCGGATGTGGGCGATACGCTCACCTACACAGCAACCATGGCGGATGGCAGCGCGTTGCCGGCGTGGTTAAGTTTTAATGCCGCCACCCGGACATTTTCGGGTACGCCCACCAACGGTGATGTGGGAACTATTTCTGTTAAAGTCACCGCCGATGATGGCAACGGCGGAACGCCAGCAACCGATACCTTTGATTTGGTTGTCGCCAATAGCAATGACGCGCCTACTATTGCAAATGCTATTCCCAATCAAAATGCCACTGAAGATTCAGTATTTAATTTTACCTTTGCCGCGAATACATTTGCCGATCAGGATGTGGGAAACACGCTTAGTTACTCCGCCCAATTGGCGGGTGGCGGTGCCTTACCGGCATGGTTAAGTTTTGATTCTGCCACGCGCACATTTAGCGGTACACCTACCAACGCGTTTGTGGGAACTGTATCAATCGATGTCATTGCCAGCGACGGCAATGGCGGTACAGTCACCGACACCTTCAATATAGTTGTTGCCAACACTAATGATGCGCCTACTGTTGCCAATGCAATTACCAATCAAAATGCGACAGAAGATGCTGCATTTAATTTTCAATTCGCGGCCAATACATTTAGTGATCAGGATCTAGGTGATACCTTAACCTATTCTGCGCAATTAGCCGGGGGCGGGGCGTTGCCATCTTGGTTAAGTTTCAACGCCGCAACGCGTACTTTTAGCGGCACTCCCGCGAACGGAGATGTAGGTAGTTTCTCGGTTGATGTTACGGCCAGTGATGGAAATGGGGGTTCGGTTACCGATACCTTTAGCGTCACGGTAGCCAATGTAAACGACGCGCCCTCGGTGAGTATTGCGTTAACGGATTACTACACCAGTGAGCAGACAGCGGTTAATTTGCATGGAACGGGCATATCCATTTCAGATGTGGATACGAACAGTGTTACTGTCACTATCGCTGGTCCAGCACCACACAGTGAACTAACGGCAAATGTGGGTACGACCGGTGTTAGTATTTTTTCCGGTAACGGTACACCCAGTTTGGTGATCACCGGTACGCTCACCCAGGTGAATGATTTCCTCGCGGGAAATAATGGCGGCACCTTAACGTATCGTCTGGCGGGCGACACACCTATGTCGACTGCGACATTAACCATCACTGCCAATGATGGCGCGTTAACGGGTAACGACACGGCGACAATTAATATTTCTGCTGTTAATGATGCGCCGGTAAATTCTGTTCCGGGCGCGCAAGTTACAACTGAAGATACCGCATTGGTATTTAGTACAGGCAATAGCAATCAAATTCAAATCGCTGATCCTGATGCTGCTGCAGGTGCTGTGCAGGTCACACTATCAGTGACCAATGGCACGCTCACACTTGCCGGTACAACCGGTTTAAGTTTTACCACGGGTGATGGAACCGCTGATTCAACGCTGGTGTTTACCGGTACGCTTGCGGATATTAATACCGCGCTGGCGACACTCACCTACAACCCCACCGCAAATTACAATGGTGCGGCGGTATTATCTCTTACTACCAGTGACCAAGGTAATACCGGTTCCGGTGGAACCCTGACGGATACGGATACGGTCAATATTACTGTTAACGCCGGGAATGATGCGCCCACCGTCGCCAACGCTATCCCGAACCAAAATGCCACAGAAGATGCAGCCTTTAATTTCCAATTTGCGGCCAATGCCTTTGCCGATGTTGATGCTGGTGCAACACTCACTTATTCAGCACAATTAAATGGCGGCGGTGCATTGCCAGCCTGGTTAAGTTTTAACGCGGCTACACGCACATTCAGTGGTACACCGGCGAATGGTGATGTAGGAACCATTTCGATTGATGTGATTGCCGATGACGGTAACGGCGGTACAGTCACTGATACATTCAATATTGTGGTGGGCAATGCGAATGATGCGCCCACAGTGGCCAACGCGATTCCCAATCAAAATGCGACTGAAGATGCGGCATTTAATTTTCAATTTGCCGCGAATACGTTTGCTGATCCCGATGTTGGCGATACGCTCACATACTCTGCGCAACTTGCCGGTGGTGGCGCTTTACCCGCTTGGTTAAGTTTCGATCCGGTTACCCGCACTTTCAGCGGCACACCGTTAAATGCCAACGTGGGCACAGTCTCGATTGATGTCATTGCCAATGATGGTAATGGCGGCACGGTGACAGATACGTTCGACATTGTGGTTGCCAATACTAACGATGCGCCCACCGTCGCCAACGCCATTCCCAATCAAAATGCGACTGAGGATGCAGCATTCAATTTCCAATTTGCGGCTAACACTTTTGCCGATGTTGATGTAGGTGCAACACTCACTTATTCAGCACAATTAAATGGCGGCGGTGCATTGCCAGCTTGGTTAAGTTTTAACGCGGCTACACGCACATTCAGTGGTACACCGGCGAATGGTGATGTAGGAACCATTTCGATTGATGTGATTGCCGATGACGGTAACGGCGGTACAGTCACTGATACATTCAATATTGTGGTGGGCAATGCGAATGATGCGCCCACAGTGGCCAACGCGATTCCCAATCAAAATGCGACTGAAGATGCGGCATTTAATTTTCAATTTGCCGCAAATACGTTTGCTGATCCCGATGTTGGCGATACGCTCACATACTCGGCGCAACTTGCCGGTGGCGGCGCTTTACCCGCGTGGTTAAGTTTCGACCCGGTTACCCGCACTTTCAGCGGCACACCGTTAAATGCCAACGTAGGCACAGTCTCGATTGATGTCATTGCCAATGATGGTAATGGCGGCACGGTGACAGATACGTTCGACATTGTGGTTGCCAATACCAATGATGCCCCGACTGTTGCAAATGCAATTCCTGACCGTACCGCAACCGAAAATGCAGCATTCAATTTCCAATTTGCTGCCAACACATTTGCGGATGTGGATGCTGGTGCAACACTCACGTATTCAGTGCAATTAAATGGCGGCGGTGCGTTACCCGCGTGGTTAAGTTTTAATGCGGCAACGCGCACATTTAGTGGAACACCGACTAATGCAGATTTGGGTAGCGTATCTATTGATGTCATTGCTGATGATGGAAATGGCGGCACTGTTACTGATACTTTCACCATCACCGTAAACGATGTGAATGATGCGCCCACAGTTGCTAACGCGATCCCCGATCAAAATGCTACCGAAGATGCGGCTTTTAATTTTCAATTTGCGGCGAATACGTTTGCCGACATTGATGTGGGTAATGTGCTGACATATTCTGCCCAAGTTGCCGGTGGGGGCGCATTGCCAGTATGGTTGAGTTTTGATCCTGCTACTCGCACGTTCAGCGGTACTCCTGTTAATGCAGATGTAGGTACCTTGTCGATTGACGTCATTGCCGACGATGGCAACGGTGGTACAGTGACGGATACGTTCGACATTGTTATTGCCAATACCAACGACGCCCCTACGGTCGCCAATCCAATTGCAGATCAAACTGCCACTGAAAGTAATGCATTTAATTTTCAATTTCCTGCTAACACATTTGCTGACGTGGATGCAGGTGCGACGCTAACTTATAGTGCGCAACTAGCGGGTGGCGGAGCGCTGCCGGCATGGCTAAGTTTTGATGCAATTACGCGTACATTTAGTGGAACACCAGGCACCCCAAATGTTGGCGCCGTCGCTATTGATGTGATTGCCAGCGATGGTAATGGCGGCAGCGTTACCGATACTTTCAGTGTGACTGTGAACGCATTGCCTGCCAATTTACCTCCCACAGTTCAGGCGGGGATAAGTGATCAATCCGTTAACGAAGATTCCAACTTTTCGTTCACCATTCCTGCAAATGCGTTTGCCGATGCCGAAGGCGATTCATTGAGTTATTCAGCGCAATTAGCGGGCGGTGGTGCTTTGCCCTCATGGTTGAGTTTTGATGCATCGACGGGCACTTTTTTCGGAACGCCGGGCAATGGCGATGTCGGTGTAGTTAACCTGCAAGTCAGTGTGAATGACGGCAATGGTGGCAGCATCAGCGATACGTTTACCATTACCGTGGTTAATACCAACGATGCACCAACATTGATTGCCCCAAGTGTCAATCCTGTTGCACATGAAGATCAGCCCTTTAACCTTAGTTTCCCATTGACGATGTTTAACGATATCGATGTGGGGGATTCACTGAGTTACAGCGCGCAATTGGCGAATGGGCAAGCGTTGCCCACGTGGTTACATTTTGATGCTGACACCTTAACGTTTACCGGCACCCCAGGTAATAGCGATGTTGGTAATCTCAGTATTCAATTGATTGCCAGCGATGGTGAAGCCAGTGTGAACTTCCAGTTTGCGCTGCAGGTAGAAGCTGTGAATGACGCACCTGTTGCCGGTGCGCCAATTACTATCAATAACATTGAAGATGCGCCCGGTGACCAACTGGATTTATTTTCTATCTTCAGCGATGAAGAAACTCCTGCGAGTCAATTGCAATATACCGTTGTGAGCAACTCCAATGCTGCCCTGGTTTCCAGTGCAACCGTAGATGCCAATACTGGAAAATTAATGTTTAGCTACGGTGCTAATCAATTTGGCGTCAGTGATTTAATTATTCGCGCACAGGACACTAGTGGCGCGACTGTTGAAACCGCAGTACGAATAAACATTGCTTCGGTTAATGATGTTCCTGTATCCGCTGGCATTAACGACATTAACGTTAATGCGGGTGCTCAACCTCAACAAATAGATTTGCGTAAAATATTTTCTGACATTGAAAATGGCACTGCGCTGCAATATTCGTTAATTGCCAATACCAATACCGCCGTGGTTCCCAGTGTGCAATGGAATCAGACCACTGGCATGATGACAATTTCATTTGCTGCCAGCAGTGGCGGTGAAACCTTTATTACTCTGCGTGCGCAAGACAACGAAGGTGCCTGGGTTGACACGCGCTTTAAAGTAAATGTCACGGCGCCAGTGGTTGTTCCTGACCCGGAAATTCCTTCCAAACCTCCGGTAACGCCGCCCACGGTACCACCGGTTACCGAAGTGCCAACAACGCCGCCGGTAACACCGCCCACTACACCACCCACAGATGGGAATGGCGAAAACCCGGGTTCAGGTAACAATGGTGAGGATGTCGGCCTGCCAGAAACGGGGATAGATACCAATTTACCGGGAACGTCTGGCCAGGGGGTGCCTCCGGTCTCTGATTCGAATGATGCTCGCGATAATGTCGCCTTGCCCAATGATAAATCCAGTCGTGATTATGCGCGTTTTGAAGCAGACCTGGAGTCGCAAAATATACCGGTTACAACACTGACGGCGTCTTCATCGCTCGTAAGTCTGATTGCAACGGATGATGGTTTTGCCCCTTGGGAGGCAGCTGATTTTGACAACGAAGTACGCCGTATTCGCGATCAAATGGATGTGGCTATGGAAGAGGAGCAGGATCGTCGTGCGGTAGTGGCGGGGCTGACTTTTTCAGTGACGACAGGCTTGCTGGTTTGGTCTTTGCGCGCCAGCAGTCTATTGTTAACCCTGATGTCTATGTTGCCTTTATGGCGCGGTTTGGATCCATTGCCCATTCTTGACGAAGTGAATAAGCGCAAGAAAGAGTTGGAACAACAGCGTAAAGACCGTGCGCGAGAAGATAAGAGCTCCAAAGAAGTAGGGTATTTGTTCGACCATGCGCAACAAAAAAATCCCGGCCAATAA
- a CDS encoding GGDEF domain-containing protein translates to MLGFTPAVRLSLGLVILTISILILAQAIGLAPGAERQQLEVRKRLAETLASQVSVAIMRGDELLLQYLLESSVERNPEILSVAVRRNDGVIVAQTKLHSKNWAKAKANESTPTHIRFPIMLNGAKRAEFELSFEPLLSDSHPIFKLPTFILLVIFVSLSGFVGYWFYIKRALKHLDPSAVVPARVRNALNILAEGVLILDRREQIVLANNSMIEHLQRTEQSLMGKKASSLGWFLDPKQEAREYPWLKAIGSGVKQTGVRVLLPDASNSDKDTIFQVNAVPILDPKGASQGTIAVFEDITELETKSRLLEEMIQQLAATQVAIENKNKELTFLATRDPLTNCYNRRALYEHLSSKFDGARTTDAEFSCIMADIDFFKKVNDTYGHAAGDEVIKMAANSLREVVRDMDMVARFGGEEYCVILPGAPLEQAQMIAERCRQKIEEKVTNGIKVTGSFGVTSIRMGAVTANQLIQQADEALYYSKQHGRNQVTCWQPDMKTIITDTQHH, encoded by the coding sequence ATGTTAGGTTTTACTCCAGCAGTTCGTTTAAGTTTGGGTTTGGTGATTTTAACTATCTCCATCCTGATTTTGGCACAGGCCATCGGGCTTGCGCCCGGTGCTGAGCGTCAACAATTGGAAGTCCGCAAGCGTTTGGCTGAAACCCTGGCATCGCAAGTCAGTGTGGCTATTATGCGCGGTGATGAATTACTGCTGCAGTATTTGCTGGAGTCATCGGTAGAGCGCAACCCGGAAATTTTATCAGTCGCTGTGCGCCGCAATGATGGTGTAATTGTTGCGCAAACCAAATTGCATTCCAAGAACTGGGCCAAGGCGAAAGCTAACGAATCTACACCCACACATATCCGTTTTCCCATCATGCTCAACGGTGCCAAGCGTGCTGAATTTGAATTGAGCTTCGAGCCATTGTTAAGCGATAGTCATCCGATTTTTAAATTGCCGACATTTATATTGTTGGTGATCTTTGTATCACTCAGTGGCTTTGTTGGTTATTGGTTTTACATTAAACGCGCGTTAAAACATTTGGATCCCAGTGCGGTAGTGCCTGCCCGGGTACGCAACGCATTAAATATTCTGGCGGAAGGTGTGTTAATTCTGGATAGGCGCGAGCAAATCGTATTGGCTAATAATTCGATGATTGAGCACCTGCAGCGTACCGAACAATCACTCATGGGAAAAAAGGCCAGCAGTCTTGGCTGGTTTTTAGATCCCAAACAAGAAGCGCGCGAATATCCCTGGCTGAAAGCAATTGGTAGCGGCGTCAAGCAAACCGGTGTACGAGTACTCCTACCCGACGCCAGCAATAGCGATAAAGACACGATTTTTCAGGTAAATGCGGTGCCCATTCTGGACCCTAAAGGCGCGAGCCAAGGCACCATTGCGGTATTTGAAGATATTACTGAACTGGAAACCAAGAGTCGTTTGTTAGAGGAAATGATCCAGCAGTTGGCCGCAACACAAGTAGCAATTGAAAACAAAAATAAGGAGCTGACTTTTCTCGCAACGCGCGATCCGCTTACTAACTGTTACAACCGTCGTGCGCTCTACGAGCATCTAAGCAGTAAATTTGATGGTGCTCGCACTACTGATGCTGAGTTCAGTTGCATCATGGCCGATATCGATTTCTTCAAAAAAGTAAACGATACCTATGGCCATGCGGCGGGCGATGAAGTGATTAAAATGGCTGCAAACAGTTTGCGCGAAGTAGTGCGAGATATGGATATGGTAGCGCGGTTTGGCGGTGAAGAATATTGCGTAATCTTGCCTGGGGCGCCATTGGAACAAGCGCAGATGATTGCGGAGCGCTGCCGCCAGAAAATTGAAGAGAAAGTAACAAATGGAATTAAAGTGACGGGCAGCTTTGGTGTGACATCCATCCGCATGGGGGCAGTCACTGCCAACCAACTTATCCAGCAGGCGGATGAGGCTCTTTACTATTCCAAACAGCATGGCCGCAATCAGGTTACTTGCTGGCAGCCGGATATGAAAACCATTATTACTGATACCCAGCATCATTAA